The Leucobacter rhizosphaerae genome includes a region encoding these proteins:
- a CDS encoding SDR family oxidoreductase, whose protein sequence is MQKRVVVTGASSGIGAATVRRFAALGWQTVAVARREDRLRALADETGAHVVVCDVTDEEQVSRLAADVAATGGATGLVNNAGGAFGADSVEHSSNDDWRAMFEVNVIGLRSVTAALLPVLREGARRAGSASILNVTSTAGLDAYPGGGGYNAAKFGAHAVSNVLRLELAGEPIRVLELAPGLVHTEEFTLNRLRGDAEAAAKPYLDVEPLRAEDVAEVLVGAFEQPPHVNQDLIVLRPVAQSSVFHVHRGPLAPRT, encoded by the coding sequence GTGCAGAAACGAGTGGTGGTGACCGGGGCGAGCTCCGGGATCGGGGCCGCGACCGTGCGGCGATTCGCAGCGCTCGGGTGGCAGACCGTCGCCGTCGCGCGCCGGGAGGATCGGCTGCGCGCGCTCGCCGACGAGACCGGAGCGCACGTCGTGGTCTGCGATGTCACGGACGAGGAGCAGGTGTCGCGGCTCGCCGCCGACGTCGCGGCGACGGGCGGGGCCACCGGACTCGTGAACAACGCCGGGGGCGCGTTCGGCGCGGATTCCGTCGAGCACTCCTCAAACGATGACTGGCGCGCGATGTTCGAGGTGAACGTGATCGGGCTGCGCTCGGTGACCGCGGCGCTCCTGCCCGTGCTCCGGGAGGGTGCGCGACGCGCCGGCTCGGCCTCGATCTTGAACGTCACCTCGACCGCCGGGCTCGACGCCTACCCGGGAGGCGGGGGCTACAACGCCGCCAAGTTCGGCGCCCACGCGGTGTCGAACGTGCTCCGGCTCGAGCTCGCGGGCGAGCCGATCCGCGTGCTTGAGCTCGCACCCGGCCTCGTGCACACCGAGGAGTTCACCCTCAACCGGCTGCGGGGCGACGCCGAGGCGGCGGCCAAGCCGTATCTCGACGTGGAGCCGCTGCGCGCGGAGGACGTGGCGGAGGTGCTCGTCGGGGCCTTCGAGCAGCCGCCGCACGTGAATCAGGACCTGATCGTGCTCCGGCCGGTCGCGCAGTCGAGCGTCTTCCACGTGCACCGCGGCCCGCTCGCGCCGCGGACCTGA
- a CDS encoding uracil-DNA glycosylase, with translation MLQGTPWARSGIASDWAAALAPMADRFTEVGAFVTAERASGAEVLPDDDRVLAALQRPLAGVRVLIVGQDPYPTPGHPIGLSFATAPEVRPIPRSLRNVYRERQDDLGIAPAVHGDLTPWADQGVLLLNRVLTVRAGEAGSHRRRGWEDITEHTIRALAARGGPLVAILWGADARALAPLLGGVPRIESAHPSPLSASRGFFGSRPFSRANAALAAQGAPGIDWALPDVDEARLF, from the coding sequence ATGCTGCAGGGCACCCCCTGGGCGCGGTCCGGGATCGCCTCGGACTGGGCCGCCGCGCTCGCCCCGATGGCGGATCGATTCACTGAGGTGGGCGCCTTCGTCACGGCGGAGCGCGCGTCCGGTGCGGAGGTGCTGCCCGATGACGACCGGGTGCTCGCGGCGCTGCAGCGGCCCCTCGCCGGGGTGCGCGTGCTCATCGTGGGGCAGGATCCGTACCCGACCCCCGGGCACCCGATCGGGCTCTCCTTCGCGACGGCGCCCGAGGTGCGGCCGATCCCGCGCAGCTTGCGCAATGTCTACCGGGAGCGCCAGGACGACCTGGGGATCGCGCCCGCCGTGCACGGCGACCTCACGCCCTGGGCGGACCAGGGGGTGCTGCTGCTCAACCGGGTGCTCACGGTGCGCGCGGGTGAGGCGGGATCGCACCGGCGGCGCGGCTGGGAGGACATCACCGAGCACACGATCCGGGCCCTCGCCGCGCGCGGCGGCCCGCTCGTCGCGATCCTCTGGGGTGCCGATGCGCGCGCGCTCGCGCCGCTCCTCGGCGGGGTGCCGCGCATCGAGAGCGCGCACCCGTCGCCGCTGTCGGCGTCGCGGGGCTTCTTCGGCTCCCGCCCGTTCAGCCGCGCGAACGCCGCGCTCGCAGCGCAGGGGGCGCCGGGCATCGACTGGGCACTGCCGGACGTGGACGAGGCCCGGCTGTTCTGA
- a CDS encoding arginase family protein produces the protein MSPDTEPMPSPSPSSTPAPVLAHDPEWPRTGGWAAASDVPGTERVDLAVLGIPTSRTSLSPSNAHVTPAAVRAALRRYSGHVVALGDPEDRGAEAQLVLDEALRIVDAGDVADPDTEAGERAATAAVAALAARADLVVALGGDNALTVPAALGIAGVGTPHDTLATAGLITLDAHHDLRTGRSNGSPVRRLIESGLDPRRVVQIGIADFANSRVYRDRARAWGITVIHRDELHDRALGDVVAEALRIAGAAGGPVHVDLDVDVCDRSVAPGCPASIPGGLQAHELRRITRLLAADTRVRGIDLAEVDASADTPDGRTVRLAALCVLEAAAGLAERLGR, from the coding sequence ATGAGCCCCGACACTGAGCCCATGCCCTCGCCCTCGCCCTCGTCCACGCCCGCCCCCGTCCTCGCGCACGATCCCGAGTGGCCGCGCACGGGCGGCTGGGCGGCGGCGAGCGACGTCCCCGGCACCGAGCGGGTCGACCTCGCGGTCCTCGGCATCCCCACGTCGCGGACCTCGCTGTCGCCGAGCAACGCGCACGTCACACCCGCCGCGGTGCGCGCGGCGCTGCGGCGGTACTCCGGGCACGTCGTCGCCCTCGGCGATCCCGAGGATCGCGGCGCCGAGGCGCAGCTCGTGCTCGACGAGGCGCTCCGGATCGTCGACGCCGGGGACGTCGCGGACCCCGACACCGAGGCCGGCGAGCGTGCCGCGACGGCGGCGGTCGCGGCCCTCGCGGCACGCGCCGACCTGGTCGTCGCCCTCGGCGGCGACAACGCGCTGACGGTGCCCGCCGCGCTCGGGATCGCCGGCGTCGGAACCCCGCACGACACGCTCGCGACCGCGGGGCTCATCACCCTCGACGCGCACCACGATCTCCGCACCGGCCGCAGCAACGGCTCCCCCGTCCGGCGCCTGATCGAGTCGGGCCTCGACCCGCGCCGCGTCGTGCAGATCGGCATCGCCGACTTCGCGAACTCCCGCGTCTACCGCGACCGGGCGCGGGCGTGGGGCATCACGGTGATCCACCGCGACGAACTGCACGACCGAGCGCTCGGCGACGTCGTCGCCGAGGCGCTCCGGATCGCGGGAGCAGCCGGCGGCCCGGTGCACGTGGACCTCGACGTGGATGTCTGCGACCGCTCGGTCGCCCCGGGCTGCCCCGCCTCGATCCCGGGCGGGCTTCAAGCCCACGAGCTGCGTCGGATCACCCGACTGCTCGCCGCCGACACCCGGGTCCGAGGCATCGACCTGGCCGAGGTCGATGCCTCCGCGGACACCCCCGACGGCCGCACGGTGCGGCTCGCGGCGCTGTGCGTGCTCGAGGCGGCCGCGGGGCTCGCCGAGCGGCTGGGGCGGTAG